Proteins from a single region of Dysosmobacter acutus:
- a CDS encoding tyrosine-type recombinase/integrase, with product MNKKTKALTTEQYKEIIQTMKEGFCGCRPNERIATALVLEGNLGLRISDIVKLRPCDIVRDGDRFRLEIVEQKTGKRRVFTVPLVIAQYVENYCLRNGIGREDLIFPITERAVQKQLAIVCDYLGFEGISTHSFRKWYATEIYKANGYDIALVQRLLQHSSAAVTQRYIGIEPQRIEAAIQGHAQLL from the coding sequence ATGAACAAGAAAACAAAGGCTCTCACCACGGAGCAATACAAAGAAATCATCCAGACCATGAAAGAGGGTTTCTGCGGTTGCCGTCCCAATGAGCGTATCGCAACCGCCCTTGTTCTGGAGGGGAATTTGGGCTTGCGTATCAGCGATATTGTGAAACTCCGCCCCTGTGACATTGTTCGGGATGGAGACCGCTTCCGCCTTGAAATCGTGGAGCAGAAAACGGGCAAGCGGCGTGTCTTCACCGTCCCGCTGGTAATCGCTCAGTATGTCGAGAACTACTGTCTGCGGAACGGTATCGGCAGAGAGGACTTGATTTTCCCCATCACGGAGCGAGCCGTGCAGAAGCAACTTGCCATCGTCTGTGACTATTTAGGCTTTGAGGGCATCAGCACCCACAGTTTCCGCAAGTGGTATGCCACGGAAATCTACAAAGCTAATGGTTACGACATCGCCCTTGTTCAGCGGCTCTTGCAGCACAGCTCCGCCGCCGTCACACAGCGTTACATCGGCATTGAGCCGCAGAGGATTGAAGCAGCCATTCAGGGACACGCACAACTCTTGTAA
- a CDS encoding ribbon-helix-helix protein, CopG family, producing the protein MSNETLKIKRRGEDGNKVITVRIKEETLTAIDKAAAESNYSRNELINIILSHGIKNLEIV; encoded by the coding sequence ATGAGCAATGAAACTTTAAAAATTAAACGCCGTGGCGAAGATGGGAACAAGGTCATTACCGTCCGCATAAAAGAAGAGACCCTGACGGCGATTGATAAAGCCGCTGCTGAAAGCAACTATTCCCGAAATGAGTTAATAAACATCATTCTCAGCCACGGAATCAAAAATCTTGAAATTGTATAA
- a CDS encoding helix-turn-helix transcriptional regulator yields MASPIKNSDKGGKRPGQKFKSLLVWQYLLKHTDDDHAASSEAIKEHLREYGITADRHSIARDIDALNELFAIDAAAEIDDRDRLNYEIIYDTSKRGYKVVCRPYDFEELRLLAECVRASKFISKSQEEHLLTTIEDLCSESQIEELHNEVYLVGRNKTSNKHIMRSMLKINRAIKEKCKISFKYLKYTLNDRSTQVARRGGKDYIRSPYKLLINDGNYYLLAYDSEKEDMRTYRLDRMKDVEIKHEARDGAAVYDKIDMRTYTQRVFSMFGGEDKFVSIRFTNDLLDTAVERFGNGGEVFYRPDDKGHFVVSAHVEISKQFYAWVCGFHTKAKIINPPEVVEGMKNFLNEISNRYESE; encoded by the coding sequence ATGGCATCACCAATCAAGAACAGCGACAAGGGCGGCAAGCGTCCCGGCCAGAAGTTCAAATCTCTACTGGTATGGCAGTATCTTTTGAAGCACACAGACGATGACCATGCTGCCAGCTCCGAGGCCATCAAGGAGCATTTGCGGGAATACGGCATCACCGCAGACCGCCATTCCATTGCCCGTGACATTGACGCGCTAAACGAGCTTTTTGCTATCGACGCGGCAGCCGAGATTGATGATCGTGACCGCCTCAACTACGAAATCATCTACGATACCAGCAAACGAGGTTACAAAGTCGTCTGCCGTCCCTACGACTTTGAAGAACTGCGTCTTCTGGCTGAGTGTGTCCGCGCCTCTAAGTTCATTTCCAAGAGCCAAGAAGAACATCTGCTGACCACCATTGAAGACCTGTGCAGCGAAAGCCAGATCGAAGAGCTGCACAACGAAGTCTATCTTGTAGGCCGCAACAAAACCAGTAACAAGCACATCATGCGCTCTATGCTGAAAATCAATCGGGCAATCAAAGAAAAATGCAAAATTAGCTTTAAGTATCTGAAATACACCCTAAATGACCGCTCCACTCAGGTAGCCAGAAGAGGCGGAAAAGACTACATCCGCAGCCCGTACAAGCTGCTTATCAACGACGGCAATTACTATCTGTTGGCCTACGACAGCGAAAAAGAGGACATGAGAACATACCGCCTTGACCGCATGAAAGACGTAGAGATCAAGCATGAGGCGAGGGATGGGGCTGCCGTCTATGACAAAATCGACATGAGAACCTATACCCAGCGTGTTTTTTCCATGTTCGGCGGCGAAGATAAATTTGTCAGCATCCGTTTCACCAACGACCTTTTGGACACCGCTGTGGAGCGTTTCGGCAACGGAGGAGAGGTTTTCTACCGTCCCGATGACAAAGGACACTTTGTTGTATCTGCCCACGTGGAGATCAGCAAGCAGTTTTACGCGTGGGTCTGCGGCTTCCACACAAAAGCCAAAATCATCAATCCCCCCGAAGTAGTGGAGGGCATGAAAAACTTCCTCAATGAAATCTCCAACAGATACGAAAGTGAATAA
- a CDS encoding tyrosine-type recombinase/integrase gives MGRQNDVGVFQLENGLWAFRYTFTTDGKRISKRGSKDEFGAPLRTKKDAIKARQAALALAQDARKPKPVVRKTVKEVYQEYCANGRKDRAYQTIRKQDSIWDNHLCSKFGKRFVDEISSAEANDYLSELYYDAEYSYQYTENFLKMFYLIFGQAHSRNYLDGAIYNKLCVNKDTKIKMPKMKTEDDTSIIAFSREELTLLDDYFKGTNAETAYLLGRYCGLRINEAFGLKWSNVDLENGTITIDRQMQYQEGLIKLIPPKTRNSKRTIYLCPTLKEHLEEKARRRAEDEVKFAVLREQKRRFIDDLDGKKIASTDLVNCLPDGTIQTVNSFKYPSREIKSKLGINFKYHFLRHTYGTMMAELNTPTHLLCNQMGHGHIHVTQRYYLAVSKTGIEILQDNLNRL, from the coding sequence ATGGGAAGACAGAATGATGTGGGTGTATTTCAGTTGGAAAATGGTCTTTGGGCTTTTCGCTACACTTTCACAACGGATGGAAAGCGAATTTCCAAAAGAGGGAGCAAAGATGAATTCGGCGCACCACTCCGCACGAAGAAAGACGCTATAAAGGCAAGGCAAGCCGCCCTTGCTTTAGCGCAGGATGCCAGAAAGCCGAAGCCCGTAGTCAGAAAAACGGTAAAGGAAGTCTATCAAGAATACTGCGCAAACGGGCGGAAAGACAGAGCCTACCAGACAATCCGCAAGCAAGACAGTATTTGGGACAATCATCTTTGCTCCAAATTCGGCAAGCGGTTTGTGGATGAAATCAGCTCGGCAGAGGCCAATGATTACCTTTCCGAACTCTATTATGATGCAGAATATTCCTATCAATACACGGAAAATTTCTTGAAAATGTTTTACCTAATCTTTGGTCAAGCTCATTCCCGAAACTACCTTGACGGAGCTATCTATAACAAACTCTGCGTTAATAAAGATACGAAAATCAAGATGCCAAAGATGAAAACAGAGGACGATACCAGCATCATAGCGTTCAGTCGTGAGGAACTCACACTTTTGGATGACTACTTCAAGGGGACAAATGCAGAAACGGCGTATTTGCTTGGGCGGTATTGCGGTCTGCGTATCAATGAAGCCTTTGGGCTGAAATGGTCGAATGTGGATTTAGAGAATGGCACGATAACCATTGACAGGCAAATGCAGTATCAAGAGGGACTTATTAAACTCATTCCTCCCAAAACGCGCAACTCCAAACGGACAATATACCTCTGTCCCACGCTCAAAGAGCATTTGGAGGAAAAAGCTCGGCGGCGGGCAGAAGATGAAGTGAAGTTTGCCGTCTTACGCGAACAGAAGCGGCGGTTTATTGACGATCTGGACGGAAAGAAAATTGCCTCCACAGATTTGGTGAATTGTCTGCCGGACGGCACTATTCAGACAGTCAATTCTTTCAAATACCCATCCCGTGAGATAAAAAGCAAGCTGGGCATCAATTTCAAGTATCATTTTCTCCGACACACTTACGGCACGATGATGGCGGAGCTGAACACACCTACACACTTGCTTTGCAATCAGATGGGGCATGGTCACATTCATGTTACTCAGCGTTATTATCTCGCAGTTTCCAAAACGGGTATTGAAATTTTACAAGATAATCTTAATCGGCTTTAA
- a CDS encoding helix-turn-helix domain-containing protein: protein MDTNFVRERITQLRMRKGVSEYQMSYDLGHSRGYVNNISSGKSLPSLTELFAICEYFQITLVEFFDENISNPALLKNVVNELEQLSEKDLQLIQTIVEHLIQR, encoded by the coding sequence ATGGATACAAACTTTGTCCGAGAGAGAATCACACAGCTCCGCATGAGAAAAGGCGTTTCAGAGTATCAAATGAGCTATGATCTCGGGCATAGCAGAGGATATGTCAATAACATCTCTTCAGGTAAATCCCTCCCATCCCTGACGGAGCTGTTCGCCATCTGTGAGTATTTTCAAATTACACTGGTTGAGTTCTTTGATGAAAATATTAGTAATCCCGCATTGTTGAAAAACGTGGTAAATGAATTGGAACAACTGAGTGAAAAGGATTTGCAGCTGATCCAAACAATTGTTGAACATTTAATACAAAGATAA
- a CDS encoding SPFH domain-containing protein, with amino-acid sequence MAIAEVIKYEGDNSIFVWKYPKEDFNTNSQLIVHESQEAVFFLNGQPLDLFGSGRYTLETENIPLLRHAINIPTGGQSAFHCEVYFINKIEQMAIRWGTDSKVQYVEPTYGFPLSIGASGEMSLRAENSIKLLTKLVGTEHDMCRDKLVSYFRAFLMTKVKTYIAQSIRELKANIFEIDEQLLDFSSALKEKLTPDFADYGIALERFFVSNIVKPDGEPQYEKFKELHFRQYADIAEARIRQQVGVIDQEAERQKVIIKAQGTAQKRSIEGYTYQQERGFDIAEKAAQNEGAGNFSSAGIGLGMMTGVGGAVSGMVGGAVGGVLGTMNAPAAMHLFCENCGAQLMPGAAFCENCGAGVAAVPHCVKCGYLFERPGKFCPKCGAKREEIQ; translated from the coding sequence TTGGCAATTGCGGAAGTTATTAAATACGAAGGGGATAACTCAATATTTGTATGGAAATATCCCAAAGAGGACTTCAATACCAACTCGCAATTAATCGTCCACGAGTCGCAGGAGGCTGTTTTTTTTCTAAATGGACAGCCGCTCGACCTGTTTGGCTCCGGACGTTACACGCTGGAAACAGAAAATATTCCTCTGCTGCGCCATGCGATCAACATTCCCACTGGAGGACAATCTGCATTTCATTGTGAAGTCTACTTCATCAACAAGATTGAGCAGATGGCAATCCGCTGGGGGACGGACAGTAAGGTACAGTATGTGGAGCCGACCTATGGGTTTCCACTCTCTATTGGCGCAAGCGGAGAAATGAGCTTACGGGCAGAAAACAGCATCAAGCTGCTTACAAAACTTGTAGGCACAGAACACGATATGTGCCGTGATAAATTGGTATCATATTTCCGGGCCTTCCTGATGACAAAGGTAAAAACATACATAGCGCAGAGTATCAGAGAGTTAAAGGCAAATATTTTTGAAATAGATGAACAGCTCCTCGATTTTTCCTCCGCACTTAAAGAAAAGCTCACGCCTGACTTTGCTGATTACGGAATTGCGCTGGAACGCTTTTTTGTCTCCAATATTGTAAAGCCCGATGGAGAGCCGCAGTACGAAAAGTTCAAAGAACTGCATTTTCGCCAGTATGCGGACATTGCCGAGGCAAGAATTCGTCAGCAAGTAGGCGTAATCGATCAAGAGGCGGAGAGGCAAAAGGTAATTATTAAGGCACAGGGAACCGCACAGAAGCGTTCCATTGAAGGGTATACATACCAGCAGGAACGTGGTTTTGATATAGCCGAAAAGGCCGCTCAAAACGAGGGAGCCGGCAATTTCAGCAGCGCCGGGATTGGCCTTGGCATGATGACAGGCGTCGGCGGCGCAGTCAGCGGCATGGTTGGCGGTGCTGTTGGTGGTGTGCTTGGAACAATGAACGCTCCCGCCGCTATGCATTTGTTCTGTGAAAACTGCGGCGCTCAGCTTATGCCGGGGGCGGCTTTTTGCGAGAATTGTGGCGCCGGGGTGGCGGCTGTACCACACTGCGTCAAGTGTGGCTATTTGTTTGAGCGCCCGGGAAAATTCTGCCCAAAGTGCGGTGCCAAACGGGAGGAAATTCAATGA
- a CDS encoding tetratricopeptide repeat protein: MKQLTCEMCGSTELLKQDGVFVCQSCGTKYSIEEAKKMMVEGTVEVAGTVKVDSSDKIANYLVMANSAYDAGNQKEAENYCNKIIEIDPSNYEAWFLKGKAAGWQSTLANIRVEESVNCFTKAIENVPEDKAEEVKKGASQEITNLSKALVQLCCNNYSKNGSTNNANTIKSNCVKVQLYALQLLTKCGVQPKDFKSEIATKINQAVVAAYNGDIKKDYWGSTGHPSKAAWDRYTEQAWAAVDLLKYAISLSDDDASADKQRYENIIFILKEIESSASYRYSNGAWGKEYQYTGEGKEKIINQIMEYHNKIKEIDPNYTIPERPKASSGCYVATAVYGSYDCPQVWTLRRYRDYTLAKTWYGRAFIHTYYAISPTLVKWFGHTEWFKKTWRGRLDRMIVKLKNEGVEDTPYQDREW; the protein is encoded by the coding sequence GTGAAGCAGTTAACTTGTGAAATGTGCGGGAGCACAGAATTACTGAAACAGGACGGTGTTTTTGTCTGTCAGTCTTGCGGAACAAAGTATTCCATTGAAGAAGCCAAAAAAATGATGGTAGAGGGCACGGTTGAGGTCGCCGGCACAGTTAAAGTTGACAGCAGCGATAAAATAGCGAACTATCTGGTGATGGCCAACAGCGCTTATGATGCAGGCAATCAAAAGGAAGCGGAGAACTACTGCAACAAAATCATCGAGATTGACCCCAGCAATTATGAAGCCTGGTTTCTTAAGGGCAAGGCGGCAGGCTGGCAATCCACCCTTGCCAATATTCGCGTGGAAGAGTCTGTGAACTGCTTTACCAAGGCCATTGAAAATGTGCCGGAAGATAAAGCGGAAGAAGTCAAGAAGGGCGCATCGCAGGAGATCACCAATCTGTCCAAGGCTCTGGTGCAGCTATGCTGCAACAACTATTCAAAAAACGGAAGCACGAACAACGCCAACACCATCAAAAGCAACTGTGTCAAGGTGCAGCTGTATGCTTTGCAGCTTTTGACCAAGTGCGGTGTGCAGCCCAAAGATTTTAAATCTGAAATTGCGACAAAAATCAATCAGGCTGTTGTAGCCGCATATAATGGCGACATTAAAAAAGATTACTGGGGGTCTACCGGGCACCCCTCTAAGGCCGCATGGGATAGGTACACGGAGCAGGCGTGGGCTGCTGTGGATTTGCTGAAATATGCGATTTCCTTAAGCGATGACGATGCTTCTGCAGACAAACAACGTTATGAGAATATCATTTTTATTCTAAAGGAAATCGAATCCTCGGCTTCTTACAGATATTCAAATGGCGCGTGGGGAAAAGAATATCAGTACACAGGAGAAGGCAAAGAGAAGATTATCAATCAAATTATGGAGTACCATAATAAAATTAAGGAAATCGATCCCAATTATACAATCCCGGAACGCCCCAAGGCTTCCAGCGGCTGTTATGTTGCCACCGCTGTATATGGATCCTACGACTGCCCACAAGTGTGGACACTGCGCCGCTACCGCGACTATACATTGGCAAAAACGTGGTATGGCCGGGCATTTATCCACACCTATTATGCAATTAGCCCCACGCTTGTAAAGTGGTTTGGCCATACAGAGTGGTTTAAGAAGACGTGGAGAGGCAGGCTTGACCGCATGATTGTAAAATTAAAGAATGAGGGTGTAGAGGATACACCGTATCAGGACAGAGAATGGTAA
- a CDS encoding D-isomer specific 2-hydroxyacid dehydrogenase family protein, whose product MKLFAYGCREFDEEAFFLKHAEELNVELGISREPVSMENAVLARGYDYISILTTPVPAELVDRFREMGVRMISTRTIGYDHIDYHHAKEVGMKVSNVSYTPECVADYTVMLMLMSIRKMKRIMQRASINDFTLQGINGGLLPERTVGVIGTGRIGRAVIRDLKGFGCKVYAYDLYKSDQVDVEYLPLEELFTRCDLITLHMPLTDENFHMIDRKAIEKMPDGVILINTARGGLIDSDAMIEGLESGKIGACGLDVVEDEFQMYYFDRRSDVVGNRRLSILRDMPNVVVTPHMAFYTDRSVSDMVHNSILSCLYDDRGEKNPWQVV is encoded by the coding sequence ATGAAACTGTTTGCATATGGGTGCCGGGAATTCGACGAGGAGGCCTTTTTCCTCAAGCACGCTGAGGAACTGAACGTGGAGCTTGGCATCAGCCGGGAGCCGGTCAGCATGGAAAACGCGGTGCTGGCCAGGGGCTACGACTATATCTCCATTCTGACCACGCCGGTACCGGCGGAGCTGGTGGACCGGTTCCGGGAGATGGGCGTTCGGATGATTTCCACCCGCACCATCGGCTACGACCACATCGACTACCACCATGCTAAGGAGGTGGGGATGAAGGTCTCCAACGTCAGCTACACGCCGGAGTGCGTGGCGGACTACACGGTGATGCTGATGCTCATGTCCATCCGCAAGATGAAGCGGATCATGCAGCGCGCCTCCATCAACGACTTTACGCTCCAGGGCATCAACGGAGGACTTCTGCCGGAGCGGACCGTGGGCGTCATCGGCACGGGCCGCATCGGCCGGGCGGTGATCCGGGACCTGAAGGGATTTGGCTGCAAGGTCTACGCCTATGACCTCTATAAAAGCGACCAGGTGGATGTGGAGTATCTGCCGCTGGAGGAGCTGTTCACCCGCTGCGACCTCATCACCCTCCATATGCCGCTGACCGACGAGAACTTCCACATGATCGACCGCAAGGCCATTGAAAAGATGCCCGACGGCGTGATCCTGATCAACACCGCCCGGGGCGGCCTGATCGACAGCGACGCCATGATCGAGGGCCTGGAATCCGGCAAGATTGGCGCCTGCGGCCTGGACGTGGTGGAGGACGAGTTCCAGATGTACTATTTCGACCGCCGCAGCGACGTGGTGGGCAACCGCAGGCTCTCCATCCTGCGGGACATGCCCAACGTGGTGGTGACGCCCCACATGGCCTTTTACACGGACCGCAGTGTTTCGGACATGGTGCACAACTCCATCCTCAGCTGCCTGTACGACGACCGGGGCGAGAAGAACCCCTGGCAGGTGGTATAA